A stretch of the Lolium perenne isolate Kyuss_39 chromosome 3, Kyuss_2.0, whole genome shotgun sequence genome encodes the following:
- the LOC127343970 gene encoding probable protein ABIL5 isoform X1, whose protein sequence is MDAEAGEAGRQHSPGAPTSPAAPFVRSSSRLGAAESFDGALRELKDLRFQLHQAADCCEKAFLGTEQKRLILDSTKSYICDAVVTVIDHLGTVSSKLEHQLEDKTEITQTERKITFLKQRLLTCEQYAISLNLLALRMDTGAVQYHRRYLSQSTETNNKENVTDTSRGHPVPGANRTLKPYDVESTIGREVTVAVADVGNPASITRSFSFRAEDVHIAPGVHKKKKASHRSNILAFLKRSKQHA, encoded by the exons ATGGATGCGGAGGCCGGCGAGGCTGGGCGTCAGCATTCCCCCGGCGCGCCGACGAGTCCCGCAGCGCCGTTCGTCAGGTCGTCGTCGCGTCTCGGCGCGGCCGAGAGCTTCGACGGCGCGCTCAGG GAGCTCAAGGATCTGCGGTTCCAGCTGCACCAGGCGGCGGACTGCTGCGAGAAGGCGTTCCTCGGCACCGAGCAGAAGAGGCT GATACTGGACAGCACCAAGAGCTACATCTGCGATGCGGTTGTGACGGTGATTGATCACCTGGGAACTGTTTCATCCAAGCTCGAGCACCAGCTGGAGGACAAGACCGAGATCACGCAAACAGAGCGAAAGATCACCTTCCTCAAACAG AGGCTTCTGACATGCGAACAATATGCAATTTCTCTCAACCTATTGGCTCTACGTATGGACACTGGCGCCGTACAATACCATCGCCGTTACCTCTCGCAAT CTACGGAGACAAACAATAAGGAAAATGTTACTGATACAAG CAGGGGTCACCCGGTGCCTGGAGCCAATCGCACTCTGAAGCCATATGATGTTGAGTCAACCATCG GGAGGGAAGTTACCGTGGCAGTTGCAGACGTTGGAAACCCAGCATCCATAACGAGGTCATTTTCCTTCAGAGCAGAG GATGTTCACATTGCTCCAGGCGTTCATAAGAAGAAGAAAGCCAGCCACCGCAGCAACATCTTGGCATTCCTCAAGAGAAGTAAGCAGCATGCATAA
- the LOC127343970 gene encoding probable protein ABIL5 isoform X2 encodes MDAEAGEAGRQHSPGAPTSPAAPFVRSSSRLGAAESFDGALRELKDLRFQLHQAADCCEKAFLGTEQKRLILDSTKSYICDAVVTVIDHLGTVSSKLEHQLEDKTEITQTERKITFLKQRLLTCEQYAISLNLLALRMDTGAVQYHRRYLSQSTETNNKENVTDTRGHPVPGANRTLKPYDVESTIGREVTVAVADVGNPASITRSFSFRAEDVHIAPGVHKKKKASHRSNILAFLKRSKQHA; translated from the exons ATGGATGCGGAGGCCGGCGAGGCTGGGCGTCAGCATTCCCCCGGCGCGCCGACGAGTCCCGCAGCGCCGTTCGTCAGGTCGTCGTCGCGTCTCGGCGCGGCCGAGAGCTTCGACGGCGCGCTCAGG GAGCTCAAGGATCTGCGGTTCCAGCTGCACCAGGCGGCGGACTGCTGCGAGAAGGCGTTCCTCGGCACCGAGCAGAAGAGGCT GATACTGGACAGCACCAAGAGCTACATCTGCGATGCGGTTGTGACGGTGATTGATCACCTGGGAACTGTTTCATCCAAGCTCGAGCACCAGCTGGAGGACAAGACCGAGATCACGCAAACAGAGCGAAAGATCACCTTCCTCAAACAG AGGCTTCTGACATGCGAACAATATGCAATTTCTCTCAACCTATTGGCTCTACGTATGGACACTGGCGCCGTACAATACCATCGCCGTTACCTCTCGCAAT CTACGGAGACAAACAATAAGGAAAATGTTACTGATACAAG GGGTCACCCGGTGCCTGGAGCCAATCGCACTCTGAAGCCATATGATGTTGAGTCAACCATCG GGAGGGAAGTTACCGTGGCAGTTGCAGACGTTGGAAACCCAGCATCCATAACGAGGTCATTTTCCTTCAGAGCAGAG GATGTTCACATTGCTCCAGGCGTTCATAAGAAGAAGAAAGCCAGCCACCGCAGCAACATCTTGGCATTCCTCAAGAGAAGTAAGCAGCATGCATAA